The following proteins are co-located in the Trichormus variabilis 0441 genome:
- a CDS encoding aliphatic sulfonate ABC transporter substrate-binding protein, whose amino-acid sequence MSQLIKDFANISQAWTSKRTTRRHALFAFGCSLVLSTTLFSCSPSQNNNQQQASSSASNVANTNATNKVVRIVRSKQLTALAVLEQKRILEERLKPLGYKVEWPEFAAGPQQLEALNTGALDIASTAESPPIFSQAAGTPLVYLAANSSDGKAVSLLVPANSNVKSVKDLKGKKIASQKASIGHYLIVRAVEREGLKLSDIQPVYLPPPDANVAFSQGKVDAWFIWEPFVTRNVQQKVGRVLTDGGNGLRDTNNYVSTTRKFYQENPELIKIFLEELQKAQNWAKNNPKELANLLAQTTQLDPPTLEIMHSKYDFTLIPITEQIINKQQEVADKWYRLGLIPRKVNVRDGFLTPEQYAEITPQEVLAKK is encoded by the coding sequence ATGAGTCAATTAATAAAAGATTTTGCAAATATATCTCAAGCGTGGACAAGTAAACGCACTACTCGTCGTCACGCCTTATTTGCCTTTGGCTGTAGCCTAGTATTGTCTACCACACTATTTAGTTGCAGTCCTTCACAAAATAATAACCAGCAACAAGCATCTTCTTCCGCATCTAATGTAGCAAATACAAATGCTACTAATAAAGTGGTGAGGATTGTCCGTTCCAAACAATTGACAGCTTTAGCGGTTCTAGAACAAAAACGTATTCTAGAAGAGCGACTAAAACCTTTAGGTTACAAAGTAGAATGGCCTGAATTTGCTGCTGGCCCTCAGCAATTAGAAGCTTTGAATACAGGCGCACTGGATATTGCTTCAACTGCTGAATCACCTCCTATCTTTTCCCAAGCAGCAGGGACACCTCTAGTTTATTTAGCTGCTAATTCTTCTGATGGTAAAGCAGTGTCGCTATTAGTTCCTGCTAACTCTAATGTTAAAAGTGTTAAAGACTTAAAAGGCAAGAAAATTGCTTCTCAAAAAGCATCTATCGGTCACTATCTTATAGTCAGAGCTGTAGAAAGAGAAGGTTTAAAACTGAGTGATATACAGCCAGTTTATCTACCACCTCCGGACGCAAATGTGGCATTTAGCCAAGGTAAAGTGGATGCTTGGTTTATTTGGGAACCATTTGTGACTAGAAATGTACAACAGAAGGTTGGCAGAGTTTTAACAGATGGTGGTAATGGTTTACGGGATACTAACAACTATGTCTCTACAACCCGTAAGTTTTATCAAGAAAATCCAGAGTTAATCAAAATATTTCTGGAAGAACTGCAAAAAGCCCAAAATTGGGCAAAAAATAACCCCAAAGAACTGGCTAACTTACTTGCTCAAACTACTCAACTTGACCCGCCTACATTAGAAATTATGCACAGTAAGTATGATTTCACACTCATACCAATTACTGAACAAATTATTAACAAACAGCAGGAAGTTGCTGACAAATGGTACCGTTTAGGGCTGATACCAAGAAAGGTGAATGTCAGAGATGGCTTTTTAACTCCAGAACAATATGCGGAAATTACTCCCCAGGAAGTGCTGGCAAAAAAATAG
- a CDS encoding phosphate/phosphite/phosphonate ABC transporter substrate-binding protein translates to MTIDKRLCLVSYLAPNWWQFYQAIATYLGRVVQMEIQLQPGECDPLEDPLLLQDQLDLAFICGLPLIRYSQTVTTQLQTLVAPVMESSRYGNHPVYFADVIVNAQSKIAKFADLSGKTFCYNDLGSNSGYNLLCHHLIQQRYPENFFSNTLQSGSHQRSIRWVVEGLADCAAIDSVVLEQEFKDFPELLRHLRVVEVLGPAPMPPLVVAQRLGISLIEQMRLALLQPDADLQRVMERFGVRRFAAVELKDYQILNQIYSDRLHVTL, encoded by the coding sequence ATGACTATAGATAAAAGGTTGTGTTTAGTATCTTATCTAGCTCCTAATTGGTGGCAGTTCTATCAAGCGATCGCCACTTATTTAGGTCGGGTTGTACAGATGGAAATCCAACTACAGCCAGGTGAATGTGATCCTCTAGAAGACCCCTTATTATTACAAGACCAACTAGACCTAGCTTTTATTTGTGGATTACCACTAATTCGCTATAGTCAAACAGTTACAACTCAATTGCAGACATTGGTTGCCCCTGTGATGGAATCATCGCGCTATGGTAACCATCCTGTTTACTTTGCAGATGTCATCGTCAATGCTCAAAGTAAGATTGCAAAGTTTGCAGATTTGTCAGGAAAAACATTTTGCTATAACGACCTTGGTTCTAATAGTGGTTACAATTTACTCTGTCATCATTTAATTCAGCAAAGATATCCAGAAAACTTCTTTAGCAACACTCTACAATCAGGCTCACATCAGCGTTCAATTCGCTGGGTAGTTGAGGGATTGGCAGACTGTGCAGCGATTGATAGTGTGGTATTAGAACAAGAATTCAAGGATTTTCCCGAATTATTACGGCATTTGCGTGTAGTGGAAGTACTGGGGCCTGCTCCGATGCCGCCTTTAGTAGTAGCACAGCGTCTAGGTATATCTTTGATTGAGCAAATGCGGTTAGCACTACTCCAACCAGATGCAGATTTGCAAAGAGTGATGGAACGGTTTGGAGTTAGGCGTTTTGCAGCCGTGGAGTTAAAAGATTATCAGATATTAAATCAGATTTATAGCGATCGCCTCCACGTTACACTTTGA
- a CDS encoding tetratricopeptide repeat protein, whose amino-acid sequence MLKDAQGLVVTTDSAKAIAAINRFTQQMLGYGSDAETAILQAIAADPTCALAHAYAAAYYLTQENRKSWQQAQPYLRTAQQHFAKATAREQLYIQAISAWANQEIEVAIAIHEEITDKSPCDLISVQQGQYHYFYLGDKEKLWQIAQKVLPSNPENHYLYGMAAFGLEQCHQLEAAENMAYQAIAINRYDPWAHHAIAHVMETQKRVDEGIAWMESFADTWENCNSMLYTHNWWHIALYYLQLENYREVLNLYDTHIWRRANKQSPKDQVGAISLLLRLELHGVDVGNRWQGISPYLYSRIDEHALPFQDLHYVYALAKAGHHDWVKQMLLSMQYHALSINPFQRRRWLEITLPAARGMVAHAQGDFHTTVAELQPVLSRLHEIGGSHAQRVLFGQVYQDAVSSSQQQSWVYGITA is encoded by the coding sequence ATGCTTAAAGATGCACAAGGGCTAGTAGTAACCACAGATTCAGCCAAAGCGATCGCAGCCATTAACCGTTTTACCCAGCAGATGTTGGGTTATGGTAGTGATGCAGAGACAGCAATTTTACAAGCAATTGCAGCAGATCCCACTTGTGCATTAGCTCATGCTTATGCTGCTGCTTATTATCTCACCCAAGAAAACCGTAAATCTTGGCAGCAAGCTCAACCATATCTGCGAACAGCACAACAGCATTTCGCCAAAGCTACTGCCAGAGAACAATTATATATACAAGCAATTTCCGCCTGGGCAAATCAAGAGATTGAGGTAGCAATTGCTATTCATGAAGAAATCACCGATAAATCCCCCTGTGATTTGATTTCTGTGCAGCAGGGACAATATCACTATTTTTATTTGGGTGACAAAGAAAAATTATGGCAAATTGCCCAAAAGGTTTTACCTAGCAATCCGGAAAATCATTATTTATATGGCATGGCGGCCTTTGGTTTAGAACAGTGTCACCAACTTGAAGCAGCAGAAAACATGGCTTATCAAGCGATCGCCATAAATAGGTATGATCCTTGGGCGCATCATGCGATCGCTCATGTTATGGAAACACAGAAAAGAGTTGATGAGGGAATAGCTTGGATGGAGAGTTTTGCAGATACCTGGGAGAACTGCAACTCTATGCTCTACACTCATAACTGGTGGCACATTGCCCTATATTATTTGCAGTTAGAAAACTATCGAGAAGTTCTTAACCTGTATGATACGCACATTTGGAGACGTGCTAATAAACAATCCCCCAAAGACCAAGTAGGAGCAATTTCCTTATTATTGCGGCTGGAATTACACGGTGTAGATGTGGGCAACCGTTGGCAAGGTATCAGTCCTTATCTTTACAGTCGCATTGATGAACACGCTTTACCATTTCAAGACTTGCATTATGTCTATGCACTCGCCAAAGCGGGACACCATGATTGGGTAAAGCAAATGCTTTTGAGTATGCAGTATCACGCCTTGAGTATTAATCCTTTCCAACGACGGCGTTGGTTAGAAATAACCCTACCCGCCGCCAGGGGTATGGTAGCTCATGCCCAAGGAGATTTTCATACAACCGTTGCAGAACTCCAGCCTGTTTTGTCGCGTCTGCATGAAATTGGCGGGAGTCATGCACAGCGAGTATTATTTGGGCAAGTTTATCAAGATGCTGTGTCGTCGTCTCAACAGCAGAGTTGGGTTTATGGTATTACCGCCTGA
- the ssuD gene encoding FMNH2-dependent alkanesulfonate monooxygenase, which produces MQLHWFIPTHGEGRYLGTAIGGRVVNFDYWRQIAQAVDHLGFTGALLPTGRSCEDAWILASTLVTHTKQMKFLVAIRPGLMSPGVAARMAATFDRISGGRLLINVVTGGDPVELAGDGLHLTHDDRYRLTDEFLAVWREIAAGETANFQGDYLNIQDGKLLFPPVQKPHPPLWFGGSSPIAQEIAAKHVDVYLTWGEPPEQVAQKIASVRRLAAAQGRTLSFGIRLHVIVRETESQAWDAANNLIRYVDDSAIAQAQQAYSRMDSEGQRRMKELHNGSREALEISPNLWAGIGLVRGGAGTALVGDPDTVAQRMLEYQKLGIDTFIFSGYPHLEEAYRVAELLFPRLPLQHQPTVAPQLLSPFGEVVANQDFPKQQIATVD; this is translated from the coding sequence ATGCAGCTACATTGGTTTATTCCCACTCACGGTGAAGGACGCTATCTAGGTACTGCCATAGGCGGGCGCGTAGTCAACTTTGATTACTGGCGGCAGATTGCTCAAGCTGTAGATCACTTAGGTTTTACAGGTGCATTATTACCTACAGGCCGTTCTTGTGAAGATGCTTGGATTTTGGCATCAACCTTGGTAACACACACCAAACAGATGAAATTTTTGGTGGCGATACGTCCGGGGTTGATGTCACCGGGAGTTGCAGCCAGAATGGCAGCAACTTTTGATCGCATTTCTGGAGGACGTTTGCTAATTAACGTCGTTACAGGTGGTGATCCAGTGGAATTGGCAGGGGATGGATTGCATCTTACCCATGACGATCGCTACAGACTAACAGATGAATTTTTGGCAGTGTGGCGGGAGATTGCTGCCGGAGAAACCGCTAACTTCCAGGGCGATTATCTCAATATTCAAGACGGCAAGCTGTTATTTCCCCCAGTCCAGAAACCTCATCCACCTCTGTGGTTTGGCGGTTCTTCCCCCATTGCTCAAGAAATCGCTGCCAAACACGTAGATGTATATTTAACTTGGGGCGAACCACCAGAACAAGTTGCCCAAAAGATTGCCTCTGTACGCCGACTAGCAGCAGCACAAGGAAGAACATTAAGTTTTGGGATTCGTCTCCATGTCATTGTCCGGGAGACTGAAAGCCAGGCTTGGGATGCAGCCAACAATTTAATTCGCTACGTAGATGATTCGGCGATCGCCCAAGCCCAACAAGCATACTCTCGCATGGATTCCGAAGGACAACGCCGGATGAAAGAATTACACAACGGCAGTCGAGAAGCTTTAGAAATTAGCCCGAATTTATGGGCGGGAATTGGTTTAGTGCGCGGCGGTGCGGGGACTGCCTTAGTTGGTGACCCCGATACAGTAGCTCAAAGAATGCTGGAATATCAAAAATTAGGTATCGATACCTTTATCTTCTCCGGTTATCCCCATCTAGAAGAAGCCTATCGAGTAGCAGAGTTACTCTTTCCACGGTTACCCCTACAGCATCAACCAACAGTAGCACCACAACTATTGAGTCCCTTTGGCGAAGTTGTAGCCAACCAAGACTTCCCTAAACAGCAAATCGCCACTGTAGATTAA
- the cysE gene encoding serine O-acetyltransferase, protein MLLTDLRTIYERDPAARNWLEILFCYPGLQALMFHRLTHWLYKIGIPLFPRLISSISRFLTGIEIHPGAKIGKGVFIDHGMGVVIGETAIVGDYALIYQGVTLGGTGKESGKRHPTLGENVVVGAGAKVLGNIHIGNNVRIGAGSVVLRDVPSNTTVVGVPGRLIRVDQAHVLAHGKVRDMEAEAIRALFERVKDLEQQVEQLGGNFHVSINQVDNQHLQETKAESNLVIEEFLDGAGI, encoded by the coding sequence ATGCTTTTAACTGACTTACGCACAATTTATGAACGCGATCCCGCAGCCCGTAATTGGCTAGAAATTTTATTTTGTTATCCTGGCCTTCAAGCCTTGATGTTTCATCGCCTTACCCATTGGTTGTATAAGATTGGAATTCCCTTATTTCCACGATTGATTTCGAGTATCAGTCGATTTTTGACAGGAATTGAAATTCACCCTGGTGCAAAGATTGGTAAAGGCGTATTTATTGACCACGGTATGGGTGTAGTTATTGGTGAAACCGCCATTGTTGGTGATTATGCACTGATTTATCAAGGTGTTACCCTTGGCGGCACAGGAAAGGAAAGCGGTAAGCGTCATCCTACATTGGGTGAGAATGTAGTTGTAGGAGCGGGTGCAAAAGTATTAGGTAATATTCACATTGGTAACAACGTTCGTATTGGTGCAGGTTCAGTAGTTTTGCGCGATGTTCCCAGCAATACGACAGTCGTAGGCGTTCCAGGGCGTTTGATTCGGGTTGATCAAGCTCATGTTTTAGCCCATGGAAAAGTCCGTGATATGGAAGCAGAGGCTATCCGCGCCCTCTTTGAACGTGTGAAGGATTTAGAACAGCAGGTAGAACAGTTAGGAGGTAATTTTCATGTATCCATCAACCAGGTGGACAATCAACACCTCCAAGAGACTAAAGCTGAGAGTAATTTAGTCATTGAAGAGTTTTTGGATGGTGCAGGAATTTAA
- a CDS encoding RrF2 family transcriptional regulator: protein MTQSLKKQNYTLLDLSAKVEYALLALLELANQYVQKTPTTMSDISAKHPIPERYLEQILSSLRRAGVVQSQRGSRGGFVLTREPRQLTLLEVVIMLDGEQKEKESPSEENLEKSLVCEIWQQADVAAQNILSQYTIQDLCDQREARLQKGQMYYI, encoded by the coding sequence ATGACGCAGAGCTTAAAAAAACAAAACTATACCCTATTGGATCTGTCTGCCAAAGTGGAATATGCACTATTGGCACTTTTAGAACTAGCTAACCAATATGTTCAAAAAACACCCACAACCATGAGTGACATCTCTGCTAAGCATCCGATTCCAGAGCGCTATCTAGAGCAGATTCTTTCTAGTTTGCGGCGGGCTGGCGTGGTGCAGAGTCAACGCGGTTCTAGAGGTGGCTTTGTTTTGACCCGTGAACCTCGGCAATTGACCTTGTTAGAGGTCGTAATTATGTTGGATGGAGAGCAAAAAGAAAAAGAATCCCCTTCTGAAGAAAATTTAGAAAAAAGCTTGGTGTGCGAGATTTGGCAACAAGCGGATGTAGCTGCACAAAATATTTTGAGCCAATATACTATCCAAGACTTGTGTGACCAACGAGAAGCACGTTTACAGAAAGGTCAGATGTATTACATTTAG
- the cysK gene encoding cysteine synthase A, with amino-acid sequence MKIARNITELVGRTPLVRLNNIPQAEGSVADIVVKLESMNPSASVKDRIGVSMVESAEEAGLIHPGKTILVEPTSGNTGIALAMVAAAKGYHLILTMPETMSTERRSMLRAYGAQLELTPGLEGMRGAIARAEQIVTELPNAYMLQQFRNPANPKVHRQTTAEEIWSDTDGQVDIVVGGVGTGGTLTGVAQVLKERKPSFQAIAVEPSNSQVLSGGKSGAHKIQGIGAGFIPAICRLELIDQIIAVSDEDAIAYSRRLAREEGLLSGISTGAALYAAIQVAKRPENSGKLIVMVQPSFGERYLSTTLFKDLSELEISALN; translated from the coding sequence ATGAAAATTGCCAGAAATATTACAGAGCTAGTTGGACGCACGCCATTGGTGCGGTTAAATAATATTCCTCAAGCAGAGGGATCTGTAGCCGATATAGTGGTGAAGTTAGAAAGCATGAACCCATCTGCGTCGGTGAAAGACAGAATTGGCGTAAGTATGGTGGAAAGTGCAGAAGAGGCAGGTCTAATTCATCCAGGTAAGACAATATTAGTAGAACCAACTTCAGGAAATACGGGTATTGCTTTGGCAATGGTGGCTGCTGCTAAAGGCTATCATTTGATTCTGACCATGCCGGAGACGATGAGTACAGAAAGACGGTCGATGTTGCGAGCTTATGGCGCACAGTTGGAATTAACTCCAGGTCTGGAAGGGATGCGGGGAGCGATCGCCAGAGCCGAGCAGATTGTAACAGAATTGCCTAATGCCTATATGTTGCAACAGTTCCGTAACCCAGCGAATCCCAAAGTACATCGTCAAACTACTGCTGAAGAAATTTGGTCAGATACCGATGGACAGGTAGATATTGTGGTGGGTGGAGTCGGGACTGGCGGAACATTAACTGGAGTCGCTCAGGTACTTAAAGAACGTAAACCCAGTTTTCAAGCTATTGCTGTAGAACCAAGCAATAGCCAAGTGCTTTCCGGAGGAAAATCAGGAGCGCATAAAATTCAAGGTATCGGTGCAGGATTTATCCCGGCAATTTGTCGTCTGGAATTGATTGATCAGATAATTGCCGTTTCGGATGAGGATGCGATCGCCTATAGTCGCAGATTAGCAAGAGAAGAAGGTTTATTATCAGGTATCTCTACAGGTGCAGCGTTGTATGCAGCTATTCAGGTGGCAAAGCGTCCAGAAAATAGCGGTAAGTTGATTGTTATGGTTCAACCTAGTTTTGGCGAACGCTATTTGAGTACCACGTTGTTCAAGGATTTATCAGAGTTGGAAATATCTGCACTCAATTAA
- a CDS encoding YidH family protein: MTIEAEKLPSKNSVKKKYRSDRIRDHLANERTYLAWMRSGIALMGFGVLIVRLRILQPPLASQPPGNGWKLGLAFALVGVLTVLLSTQHYFAVRKDIDEDTYQPPDRWILLASLAVILLGGGVLYYVFTVPLDYLNTYILE; the protein is encoded by the coding sequence ATGACAATAGAAGCCGAAAAATTGCCAAGTAAAAATTCAGTAAAAAAGAAATATAGATCCGATAGAATCCGAGATCATTTAGCTAATGAACGTACCTATCTAGCATGGATGCGGAGTGGTATTGCACTCATGGGTTTTGGTGTGTTGATTGTGCGATTGCGGATTCTTCAACCTCCATTAGCATCACAGCCTCCTGGTAATGGTTGGAAGTTGGGATTGGCATTTGCCTTAGTCGGAGTATTGACCGTGTTACTTTCAACACAGCATTATTTCGCTGTTCGCAAAGATATTGACGAGGATACTTATCAACCACCAGACCGTTGGATACTTCTGGCGAGTCTGGCTGTGATTCTCCTGGGAGGGGGTGTACTGTACTATGTGTTTACCGTTCCTCTAGATTATCTGAATACTTATATTCTGGAGTAA
- a CDS encoding RMD1 family protein has translation MQKLLFHGKDSFKAQALFLGKKINLQRLENYDCLATMPLIVTVGEQGCAVLLSYGAVVLFNLEPMEKVAFLSKLSSLVSDSFTEPETEEVDVRRNIAESERVKEGKIFLHEFSVERLQIVADILAKSVVLSHYETSLATVFDQIEPFAASLQGDNRSQRKSRELLRQLGATLLVQHKIVGRVEIIDKPELLWESPQLENLYLRLEDEYEIRERHNALERKLELISQTAQTVLEFMQHSSSQRVEWYVVILIVVEILLSLYDIIFKR, from the coding sequence ATGCAAAAACTCCTTTTTCACGGCAAAGATAGCTTTAAAGCGCAAGCCCTATTCCTTGGTAAGAAAATTAACCTACAAAGATTGGAGAATTATGATTGCTTGGCGACTATGCCATTAATAGTTACCGTAGGTGAACAAGGTTGTGCTGTGCTTCTGAGTTATGGTGCAGTTGTTTTGTTCAACCTTGAGCCTATGGAAAAGGTAGCATTTTTGAGCAAACTATCCTCTCTAGTTAGTGATTCTTTTACTGAACCGGAAACAGAAGAGGTAGATGTTCGCCGCAATATTGCGGAAAGTGAAAGAGTTAAAGAAGGGAAAATTTTCCTGCATGAATTTAGCGTAGAACGTTTACAGATAGTGGCTGATATTCTTGCTAAGAGTGTTGTTCTATCTCACTATGAAACGAGTCTAGCAACTGTATTTGATCAAATTGAACCGTTCGCGGCTAGTCTCCAGGGTGACAATAGGAGTCAACGCAAAAGTCGGGAATTATTGCGTCAACTTGGAGCTACCCTGTTAGTTCAACATAAAATTGTGGGTCGAGTAGAAATTATCGATAAGCCGGAATTGCTATGGGAATCACCACAACTAGAAAACTTATATCTGCGTTTGGAAGATGAATATGAAATCCGTGAGCGTCATAATGCTTTGGAACGAAAACTAGAGCTAATTTCTCAAACTGCACAAACTGTGCTGGAGTTCATGCAGCATAGCAGTAGCCAGCGAGTAGAATGGTATGTGGTGATTTTGATTGTGGTGGAAATTCTCCTGTCGCTGTACGACATAATTTTTAAACGCTAA